The genome window CTTTACAAGCTGACCATCGCCGGAAACATGCCGGTAAAACTGCTGTGCGGTGCGGCCATTGCGAACGCCCTTGCCGGTGGCGAAACGGATCGCTTCACGGTGCAGGCTGTCACGGTCCGCGACTTCCGGGAACAGGGCATCCACCGCCTGCAGGTAGACATCCTGGGAAAAAGGGTAAAACGACAACTGCAGACCAAAGCGGTCAGCCAGGGAAACCTGCTCTTCAATGGCTTCAGCTGGATGCAGCTCACCGTCCCGCACTCCGCTCTTGAGGTTGTCGGACATGAATTCCGGCATCAGGTGGCGGCGGTTAGAAGTGGCATAGACCCTTACGTTTTCCGGCGGCAGCTCCAGCGAACCTTCGAGCACACTTTTCAGGGCCTTGTAACCCGACTCGCCCACATCGAAGGAAAGGTCATCGCAGAAGATGACAAAGCGAAAACTAAGATCGCAGATATCGTCGACGATCTCCGGCAGGTTCACCAGATCGTCTTTGTCTACCTCTATCATTCTCAAGCCACGGTCACTGTAGCGATTGAGCAACGCCTTGATCAGCGACGACTTGCCAGTGCCCCGGGAGCCCCAGAGCAGGGCATTGTTGGACGGCTCACCACAGAGAAAGCGTTCGGTATTCCGGGCCAGCGCCTGTTGCTGGCGCTCGATACCGGTCAGGTCGCCCCATTGCACCGGATCTAACCGACGGATTGCTCTCAACCCGGAGCGATGACGACGCCAGACGGCGGC of Marinobacter sediminum contains these proteins:
- a CDS encoding ATP-binding protein — translated: MSLSETFDWRVTPAAVWRRHRSGLRAIRRLDPVQWGDLTGIERQQQALARNTERFLCGEPSNNALLWGSRGTGKSSLIKALLNRYSDRGLRMIEVDKDDLVNLPEIVDDICDLSFRFVIFCDDLSFDVGESGYKALKSVLEGSLELPPENVRVYATSNRRHLMPEFMSDNLKSGVRDGELHPAEAIEEQVSLADRFGLQLSFYPFSQDVYLQAVDALFPEVADRDSLHREAIRFATGKGVRNGRTAQQFYRHVSGDGQLVK